The following coding sequences lie in one Haemorhous mexicanus isolate bHaeMex1 chromosome 10, bHaeMex1.pri, whole genome shotgun sequence genomic window:
- the CLDN16 gene encoding claudin-16, whose product MVNADDSLEVSTKCRGLWWECVTNVFDGIQTCDEYDSIYAEHSVKLVLTRAMMITADLLSGFGFLFLVLGLDCVKFLPDEPLVKLRICLVAGVMLLLAGLPGITGSVWYAVDVYVERSSLLFHNIFLGIQYKFGWSCWLGMAGSLGCFLSGSLLTWCMYLFRESSSGRFHSAYSLRKGYSSAATVVTNVHLPSSQTATSKMYAVDTRV is encoded by the exons ATGGTGAATGCTGATGACTCCCTGGAG GTGAGTACAAAATGCCGTGGTCTGTGGTGGGAATGTGTCACAAACGTTTTTGATGGGATCCAAACTTGTGATGAGTACGACTCCATCTACGCCGAGCATTCTG TGAAACTGGTGCTGACTCGAGCCATGATGATAACAGCAGACCTCCTGTCAGGATTTGGATTTCTCTTCCTGGTCCTGGGACTGGATTGTGTGAAATTCCTTCCTGATGAGCCGCTCGTCAAGCTGCGCATCTGCCTGGTGGCTGGGGTTATGTTGCTCCTTGCAG gTCTCCCTGGCATCACGGGCTCTGTGTGGTACGCCGTGGATGTCTACGTGGAGcgctcctctctgctcttccaCAACATCTTCCTGGGCATCCAGTACAAGTTTGGTTGGTCCTGCTGGCTTGGCATGGCGGGGTCACTTGGCTGCTTCTTGTCCGGGTCCCTGCTCACCTGGTGCATGTATCTCTTCAGAG AGAGCAGTTCTGGAAGATTCCATTCTGCCTACTCCTTGAGGAAAGGCTATTCCTCAGCTGCGACTGTCGTAACCAATGTGCATTTGCCATCCTCACAAACAGCCACCTCCAAAATGTATGCAGTGGACACAAGGGTGTGA